The nucleotide window GTCCAGCCGTGACGCCCGCCTCTCCGACACTGTCCGGCTGTGAGCAGGCGTGAGTCGCCCCCGGCAGTGAGGGGGCAGAGGGAACCACACCGACCGGAGCTCTGCGCGCGAATCTGTATGAGTAGAATCGGCCGTCCCCGTCGACTCTGCGTACCGCGATTCCCCCGACAACACTAGATTGTGACTTCGGGATGGAGAGGGGAAGTGGTGAGGGACCAGTGGGTAGTTCAATGGCAGACAGTAACTCCGTGTCGGCCCTCCGCAGACTGTGGTCGCGGGCGACGGCGAGGCTCCCTCGTCTGGGTGGTTTCGGTGAACGTGTAGAGGTCGCCCTGTTCGGGCTCGTGATCGGTGCCGTCGTCGTGACGGGCTACGTACAGGGACAGCTCGTGTTCGTGCTTCCGATTCCCTCCGTGTTCGGCGGCGACGCCGTCACCGTGTTGCAGGCGACGGTCGCGTGTCTCACGCTCACTGGACTGTTCGGGCTCTCGATGCTCGTGTTGCTCGGCCAGTTGGGTCGCGACGACCAGACAGAGCTCCCCACGACCGGACCGAGTGTCACGGCCGTGGTCCCCGTCCACGGTGACGAGAGTGTGCTCCACCGGAGTGTGGTGTCGTTGCTCCAGAGTCGGTACCGGGATCTGTCGGTCGTGATCGTCGCGGAACCGGACGACGAGGCGTCGATCCGGCGGGGGAGAGCCCTCGCACGCCACGACCAGGTCGAACTGCTCGTCAACGGCAACCCCGGGACGAAGGCCGGCGCGATCGACTACGCCGCGGCGGAGACGACGAGTGAACTGCTCGCCGTGTTCGACGCAGACGAGCGAGTCGATCCGCGGTTCGTCTCCAGTGCGGTCGCGCGTATCGACGACGACCGAGCAGACGTCGTCCAAGGGCGGACGATTCCGGAGCCGGAGGGGCTCACCGGACTCGCCGCTTACTACGAGTCGGTCGTGCTCGGTGACCTGAGCCAACGACTCCTGACGGCTCTGACGGGGTTCACCGTCGCAGCCAGTCGGACAGTCGTGATGCGCCGGTCGGCGTTCGACGCCGTCGACGGGTACGACCCGAAGATGCTCACCGAAGACTACGCGTTCGCGTTCGACTGTTACTGCAGTGAGGTCGACGTCGCCGAACAGTTCTCGTTCGCCTCGACGATCGAGGCGGCACACAACCCGGTCGACTGGTGGGGCCAACGGAAACGGTGGATGACCGGCTACGCACAGGTGTTACACAGGCTCGTCGGTCGCGGTCTCCGTCGGCTCTGGTCGGGAGAGGGGACACACCGGGACGTGCTCGCGCCGGCCATCTGTGCGTCGTCCGTGTTCGGCAACGTGTTCATGCTGTCACTCCTCCCGAAGGCGGCGGTCCTCGTCGCCCACGGACAGGGCCGGTGGCTCGCGTTGCCCGGGTTCACGCTGATCGGTGCCGCGCTCGCGCTCCGTGTGTACGACACGACGAGGGGCCGTCTCGGGTCGATCGGGGTCGGCTACCTGTTGCTCCCGGCAGTGTTACCGTTGTACAGCCTCGCCGGGATCAAGGCCGTCGTAGAGTACCTGTTCACCTGGAACGGGGAGTGGTACAGCGTCTCGAAGGGGAGCTGAGCCGACACAGCTCGCCGTCTCGGAACGCGACGCGCTCGCGAGCAGAGGCACCGCCGGTCGCCGCCGTCGCGGCCGGACGGAAAGCGAAACCGTCGTCTACCGTTGTCACCGAGTGTGGGTGTGGCCACAGAGCTGACTGTCACCGGGATGAGCTGTACAGACTGTGAGGCGAGCGTCGTCGAGGCGTTGGAGGCGTTGTCGGGCGCCGAGTCGGCGACGGCGGACCACGAGACGGACACCGCGACTGTCTCTGGAGAGGTCGACCCGTTGG belongs to Halobaculum sp. MBLA0143 and includes:
- a CDS encoding glycosyltransferase family 2 protein, with amino-acid sequence MADSNSVSALRRLWSRATARLPRLGGFGERVEVALFGLVIGAVVVTGYVQGQLVFVLPIPSVFGGDAVTVLQATVACLTLTGLFGLSMLVLLGQLGRDDQTELPTTGPSVTAVVPVHGDESVLHRSVVSLLQSRYRDLSVVIVAEPDDEASIRRGRALARHDQVELLVNGNPGTKAGAIDYAAAETTSELLAVFDADERVDPRFVSSAVARIDDDRADVVQGRTIPEPEGLTGLAAYYESVVLGDLSQRLLTALTGFTVAASRTVVMRRSAFDAVDGYDPKMLTEDYAFAFDCYCSEVDVAEQFSFASTIEAAHNPVDWWGQRKRWMTGYAQVLHRLVGRGLRRLWSGEGTHRDVLAPAICASSVFGNVFMLSLLPKAAVLVAHGQGRWLALPGFTLIGAALALRVYDTTRGRLGSIGVGYLLLPAVLPLYSLAGIKAVVEYLFTWNGEWYSVSKGS
- a CDS encoding heavy-metal-associated domain-containing protein; the protein is MATELTVTGMSCTDCEASVVEALEALSGAESATADHETDTATVSGEVDPLDAIVAVEDAGYEADSA